In Halichondria panicea chromosome 9, odHalPani1.1, whole genome shotgun sequence, a genomic segment contains:
- the LOC135341863 gene encoding E3 ubiquitin-protein ligase TRIP12-like gives MEVSCPEVPEESPSQIREPKRKRQTQNNLKIQANKKARPASPLRRSARLISKQEANSSRKRDSSPSEPGPSTKKQKGKVTSDSETVSDSTSKDHSESIDSKRSIKRKAADSPSNRKGKQPAKKGTSSKKGKTAKSSNKSVHKWAPGNSLPSFAEFAGLPMASEANKDPPPPGASGGADSAGPSGTQRDDPMDPLAEETRKMHAMLEARGIPAHLLGSLGAMGSKMQHILHSKVLSSTNNSRAQSLLTGIESAEDEGLQLQACIEMGQLLVMGNEETISGFPVKQAVPALINLLSMEHNFDMMLNACRALTYMMEALPRSTAVVADAIPVLVDKLQVIQCMDVAEQALSALELLSKRHGRAVLAAGGLNACLLYLDFFSIAPQRNALSTAANCCQSANDGDLPCVMDALPVLAGRLQHQDKASVESCCLCFSRLVDNFINNPRVLTEIASQGLLPNIQQLLVISPPVISPGMFSTVVRMLSHLCAVCPPLAVDLLKLGIADTLHYLLMGSGELTLDNIELVSRSPNEMYEIISLVGELLPPLPRDGVFGVEELLVVKRHAPLTSQWEWQDTQQGWRPYGRIENRIIEAAHSSGEEECNIAVMGNVYIIDFTTMQQINEDTGTSRMIHKTNIDPSHIEEGSEVTSQDARLSAVREEPSLGRGFVGALFGPLYEVFDSTAGPAVRIKCLKTILRIIYHSEAEMLTEILKDIPVSSHIATMLKSQDYRVIIGGVQMAATLMEKLPTIFRLYFHREGVIYQLKALRDTPLKALATPKQEVYTPPPPPAPTEAAQRTPTSTRRRLSDMFRKGKRQLRKTLRGRAEESDVVVPVTPPNEGNPPPPVIVGGATPEGSSSSSSKERLQEWICQQSSCFLESVREDSNPALEVVTRLADASERLHPKSPSCLAALSALHSVLTDPGSNISAFEFVHYQSHVALLSYLSSEGQTIPLNTRLRHFLHTFMGLPEKGTSLDSWSPSLSSGVSALLTKIHKCVSQLEQLPVRLHEGPGRRGSQAMRFFSSHQIKCLLERHPSAVGGGQWKRGPLRIDPLATIQTLERYMMMKGFGRHKKGGDLESEESEVDDSYIMMMGGPGQGADRHIVEFLIGEMVVPYHMTVFEAIRQFSLGGSGGGSSADSEDDITPLGRPDIWIKTHIIHYRPLGGGDGGGPSTSASITRSLSSSLPTHHSHSTRRSTESSIIGGPRRRPTAGKFPVAVDMPLPLPLEGAPRLTRSAAKAAQPLRSQSDSAMQAVSLHREEAVKEKKKKQLPLHKALQKAADLNKVMDDPCVPVLCLLKALHALSQHWSDLYPGLAGSPIVPSSEFISSKLTAKTNRQLQDPLNVMTSNFPLWVRPLATNCPFLFPFECRQTLFYLMAFDRDRALARMHEQQPELSSSESQGTVAPRLEKMKRCVTRDNLLTQAEQLLDELTTSKAVLEIHYQDEVGTGLGPTLEFYTLVSRELLRSDLAMWRGDLCPLPGVPQGASSVSQYIHSPVGVFPAPLGPGTKFTMVEEVCSKFKLLGKLMARAILDSRMLDIALSEAFYKWMLGLEQTFTAQDLQDVDPVVARSFAQLAAVALKKHTLESDPLLSGKALALGISTLSLEGGGTVESLDLDFTLIGYPDIQLKPGGSDIPVTIHNLDEYLRLVVDWSLVRGVTRQMEAFREGFSSVFPISTLHGLFSPAEMDTLICGAHLQKWDIKELMEACRPDHGYSHDSKAVQMLFEVLSTYDTTEQRHFIQFVTGSPRLPVGGFKALSPPLTIVRKTVESSQNPDHFLPSVMTCVSYLKLPDYSSVEIMREKLHFAFMEGRHSFHLS, from the exons ATGGAAGTATCTTGTCCCGAGGTCCCTGAAGAGAGTCCCTCTCAGATAAG GGAACCAAAGCGAAAGAGACAAACTCAAAATAACCTCAAAATACAAGCAAACAAAAA AGCCAGGCCGGCCTCTCCACTGAGACGCTCTGCTCGACTTATCTCCAAGCAGGAGGCCAACAGCTCTAGGAAACGAGACAGTAGTCCGTCTGAACCAGGCCCCTCCACCAAGAAACAGAAGGGAAAAGTAACCAGTGACTCAGAGACAGTCAGCGACTCAACCAGTAAAGATCACTCCGAAAGCATTGATAGCAAGCGATCAATCAAACGGAAAGCAGCTGACAGCCCATCCAATCGCAAGGGGAAACAGCCAGCAAAGAAAGGCACTTCTTCTAAGAAAGGGAAGACTGCTAAATCCTCAAACAAAAG tgtacataAGTGGGCTCCTGGCAACTCTCTCCCGTCATTTGCTGAGTTTGCAGGTCTACCCATGGCTAGTGAAGC caacaaggACCCTCCTCCTCCAG GTGCTAGTGGaggtgctgactcagcaggtcCCAGTGGCACTCAGAGGGATGACCCAATGGACCCTCTCGCTGAGGAAACACGGAAAATGCACG CCATGCTAGAGGCGAGGGGAATCCCCGCTCACTTACTAGGCTCTCTGGGCGCAATGGGGTCAAAGATGCAGCACATCCTGCACAGTAAAGTCCTCTCATCCACCAACA ACTCGCGTGCCCAGAGCCTCCTGACAGGTATAGAGAGTGCAGAGGATGAGGGACTTCAGTTACAGGCTTGTATTGAGATGGGACAACTACTGGTAATGGGCAATGAAGAGACTATCAGTGGATTTCCAGTCAAACAGGCAGTCCCTGCTCTT atTAACCTGCTCTCAATGGAACACAACTTTGATATG ATGTTGAATGCTTGTCGAGCGCTCACTTACATGATGGAGGCTCTCCCTCGCTCCACAGCGGTGGTGGCTGATGCTATACCAGTCCTAGTGGACAAGTTACAGGTCATTCAATGCATGGACGTAGCAGAACAAGCACTGTCTGCTCTCGAGCTGCTCTCAAAGAGACATGGGAGAGCAGTGTTGGCGGCTGGGGGGCTCAACGCTTGCCTCCTCTATTTGGACTTCTTCTCCATAGCCCCTCAA CGCAATGCTCTGAGCACTGCAGCCAATTGCTGTCAATCTGCTAATGATGGGGACCTCCCCTGTGTCATGGACGCTCTCCCTGTACTGGCAGGAAGACTACAGCATCAG gacAAGGCCTCTGTGGAGAGTTGTTGTCTGTGCTTCTCTAGGCTAGTGGACAACTTCATCAACAACCCA agAGTTCTGACAGAGATAGCCTCTCAAGGTCTCCTGCCCAACATACAGCAGCTG ttggTCATCTCTCCACCTGTCATCAGTCCCGGGATGTTTAGTACAGTCGTGCGAATGCTCTCTCACCTCTGTGCTGTGTGCCCTCCTCTTGCTGTCGACCTCCTCAAACTTG GTATTGCTGACACCTTGCATTACCTCCTGATGGGCTCGGGAGAACTGACTCTAGACAATATTGAG TTGGTCTCTCGTTCTCCCAATGAGATGTATGAGATCATCTCACTAGTTGG AGAGCTGCTCCCTCCATTGCCCAGGGATGGGGTGTTTGGTGTAGAGGAGCTGTTGGTGGTGAAGAGACATGCACCACTCACT agccAGTGGGAATGGCAGGACACTCAGCAAGGATGGAGGCCATATGGACGCATAGAGAATAGGATCATTGAG GCTGCCCATTCAAGCGGTGAAGAGGAGTGTAACATTGCCGTCATGGGTAATGTCTACATCATTGACTTCACCACCATGCAACAG atcAACGAGGACACAGGGACTTCGCGTATGATCCACAAGACTAATATAGATCCGAGCCATATTGAGgaagggtcagaggtcaccaGCCAGGACGCCCGCCTGAGTGCAGTGAGGGAGGAACCATCTCTAGGACGAGGATTTGTGGGAGCTCTATTTGGACCACTCTATGAAGTGTTTGACTCCACA GCTGGTCCTGCCGTGCGTATCAAGTGCCTTAAGACTATTTTAAGGATCATCTACCACTCAGA AGCTGAGATGCTCACTGAAATTCTCAAGGACATTCCAGTGTCAAG CCACATTGCCACCATGCTCAAGTCCCAGGACTATAGAGTCATCATTG GTGGTGTCCAGATGGCCGCTACTCTCATGGAGAAGTTGCCCACTATTTTCAGACTTTATTTTCATCGTGAAGGAGTTATTTATCAGCTAAAGGCTCTGCGAGACACACCACTCAAAGCATTGGCCACACCCAAACAGGAAGTGTACacgccccctccaccaccCGCCCCCACTGAAGCGGCACAGAGAACGCCCACATCCACTAGAAG GAGATTGTCTGATATGTTCCGTAAAGGCAAGCGTCAGTTGCGTAAGACTCTTCGTGGTAGGGCTGAGGAATCAGATGTGGTAGTTCCTGTCACGCCTCCTAACGAGGGAAACCCCCCTCCTCCAGTAATAGTGGGTGGGGCCACTCCGGAAGGatcttcatcatcatcatccaaGGAGCGTTTGCAGGAGTGGATATGTCAGCAATCATCTTGTTTCCTTGAGAGTGTGCGTGAGGACAGCAACCCAGCACTGGAGGTGGTCACAAGACTAGCTGATGCCTCAGAGAGACTCCATCCAAAGTCACCATCATGTCTAGCAGCACTCTCT GCTCTTCATTCTGTGCTGACTGATCCAGGCAGCAATATCTCTGCCTTTGAGTTTGTCCACTACCAGAGCCATGTGGCCCTCCTCTCCTACCTGAGCAGTGAGGGGCAGACTATCCCCCTCAACACAAGACTACGTCACTTCCTGCACACCTTCATGGGCCTACCA GAGAAAGGCACTTCACTGGACTCTTGG AGTCCATCCCTGTCGAGCGGAGTGAGTGCACTGCTAACAAAGATCCACAAGTGTGTGAGTCAGTTGGAGCAACTTCCAGTGCGTCTACACGAGGGACCAGGACGCAGAGGCTCTCAAGCCATGAGGTTCTTCAGCTCTCATCAGATCAAGTGTCTGTTGGAACGTCATCCATCAGCCGTGGGCGGTGGGCAATGGAAGCGTGGTCCACTGCGTATAGACCCCCTCGCCACTATACAG ACACTGGAGCGGTACATGATGATGAAAGGGTTTGGTAGACACAAGAAAGGAGGAGATTTAGA GTCAGAGGAGAGTGAGGTGGATGACAGCTACATCATG ATGATGGGAGGCCCTGGACAGGGAGCAGACAG GCACATAGTGGAGTTCCTGATAGGGGAGATGGTAGTGCCGTATCACATGACAGTGTTTGAGGCTATCCGTCAGTTCTCCCTGGGTGGTAGTGGAGGAGGGTCCAGTGCTGACAGTGAAGATGACATCACTCCACTGGGAAGACCTGATATATGGATCAAAACACACATCATTCA CTATCGTCCCCTGGGTGGCGGTGATGGAGGTGGTCCAAGCACATCTGCTAGTATCACACGATCACTCTCCTCATCACTTCCCACACATCACTCACACTCCACACGTAGGAGTACTGAATCATCCATCATTGGTGGACCTAGGCGACGCCCCACTGCAGGGAAGTTCCCTGTTGCCGTGGATATGCCACTCCCACTTCCCCTGGAGGGAGCTCCTAGACTAACGAGATCTGCTGCTAAAGCTGCTCAACCATTGCGCAGTCAATCTGACTCTGCTATGCAAGCAGTGAGCTTACACAGAGAAGAGGCAGTCAAAGAGAAGAAGAAGAAACAGCTTCCATTGCACAAAGCTCTTCAGAAGGCTGCTGATTTGAACAAAG tgatggatGATCCTTGTGTGCCTGTACTGTGCCTACTCAAGGCTCTTCATGCTCTCAGTCAGCACTGGAGTGATCTCTACCCT gggttgGCTGGCAGTCCTATTGTACCCAGCAGTGAATTCATTAGCAGCAAGCTCACGGCCAAGACAAACAGACAACTACAAG ATCCACTCAATGTGATGACCTCCAACTTCCCTCTCTGGGTTCGTCCATTGGCCACTAACTG CCCGTTCCTCTTCCCCTTTGAGTGTCGCCAAACCTTATTCTATCTCATGGCCTTTGATAGGGACAGAGCACTGGCTAGAATGCAC GAGCAGCAACCAGAGCTGTCTAGTAGTGAGTCCCAGGGAACTGTCGCCCCACGACTGGAGAAGATGAAACGCTGTGTAACAAGAGACAATCTCTTGACCCAGGCTGAGCAGCTACTAGATGAGCTGACCACTTCCAAAGCTGTCTTGGAGATACACTACCAGGATGAG GTGGGGACTGGACTTGGCCCAACACTAGAGTTCTACACTTTAGTCTCCAGAGAGCTACTCCGATCTGACCTAGCCATGTGGAGAGGCGACCTTTGCCCCCTACCAGGAGTCCCTCAAG GTGCTAGTAGTGTGTCTCAGTACATCCACAGTCCAGTGGGTGTGTTCCCGGCACCACTGGGACCCGGTACAAAGTTTACAATGGTAGAGGAAGTGTGCTCCAAGTTTAAACTGTTGGGCAAGCTCATGGCCAGAGCCATCCTTGACTCCAGAATG ttggaCATTGCTTTGAGTGAAGCATTCTACAAATGGATGTTGGGATTGGAGCAGACGTTCACAGCCCAGGACCTACAAGACGTGGACCCTGTGGTAGCTCGATCCTTTGCTCAGCTGGCAGCAGTGGCACTCAAGAAGCACACCCTCGAGAGCGACCCACTACTC TCTGGCAAGGCTCTGGCTCTAGGCATAAGCACACTGTCACTGGAGGGAGGGGGCACTGTGGAGAGCCTGGACCTGGACTTCACTCTCATTGGATACCCTGACATTCAGCTCAAG CCTGGAGGTAGCGACATCCCAGTCACCATACACAACCTGGATGAGTATCTCAGA CTGGTGGTTGATTGGAGTCTTGTGCGGGGAGTGACCAGACAGATGGAGGCCTTCAGAGAGGGCTTCAGCTCAGTGTTTCCTATATCTACTCTGCATGGACTATTCTCACCGGCTGAAATGGACACTCTGATCTGTGGAGCACACCTCCAGAAGTGGGACATTAAAG AGCTGATGGAGGCGTGTAGACCTGACCACGGCTATTCTCATGATAGCAAGGCAGTCCAAATGTTGTTTGAGGTATTGAGCACTTATGATACAACAGAGCAGAGACACTTTATCCAGTTTGTCACTGGCAGCCCCAGACTACCAGTTGGAG GCTTCAAGGCTCTCAGTCCTCCACTAACAATAGTGCGCAAGACTGTAGAGAGCTCTCAAAACCCTGACCACTTCCTGCCCTCTGTCATGACTTGTGttagctacctcaagctacCAGACTATTCGAGTGTGGAGATCATGAGGGAGAAGCTACACTTTGCCTTCATGGAAGGCAGGCACTCCTTTCATCTCTCCTAA
- the LOC135341991 gene encoding uncharacterized protein LOC135341991, with product MRVGVGVQCSAHSVGLAYERLVLKVLERYGFQILHTGGAGDGGQDFNGFWLLPRVPEQRVPVLGQCKCLAKAVGPAGVREFEDVLYRKFPDVSAQSVSGYIGVMASKSWFTSSALRTVHSSRQPLLVCQVLSRGGLIRLVLNREGQRILGDVQLVWREGIGLALLVDNHLTLF from the exons ATGCGTGTGGGCGTGGGAGTGCAGTGCTCGGCCCACAGTGTGGGGCTGGCTTATGAGAGGCTTGTCCTGAAGGTCCTGGAGAGATATGGTTTCCAAATACTTCACACCGGAGGAGCTGGTGATGGAGGACAAGACTTCAATGGGTTCTGGCTCCTTCCTCGTGTTCCTGAGCAGCGAGTCCCTGTCCTAG GTCAGTGCAAGTGTCTGGCTAAGGCTGTGGGTCCAGCTGGAGTGAGAGAGTTTGAAGATGTCCTCTATAGAAAGTTCCCCGACGTCAGTGCACAGTCAGTGAGTGGCTACATTGGAGTCATGGCAAGCAAGAGCTG gttTACTAGCAGTGCTCTGAGGACAGTCCACTCGTCACGTCAGCCGTTGCTGGTGTGTCAGGTGCTATCAAGAGGAGGGCTGATTCGACTGGTACTTAACAGAGAGGGTCAGAGGATCCTTGGGGATGTACAACTGGTGTGGAGGGAGGGGATAGGCCTGGCACTGCTAGTGGACAATCACCTGACTCTGTTCTAa
- the LOC135341946 gene encoding muscleblind-like protein 1 isoform X1, with the protein MPEPLSTPSNSDLTTSEESSTASPLLSMASLSSSLMMDPSLVYQPTTPPVYVSATSKGSSHRDSSWLELEICSEYLNQGCPRGELCCFAHPHKGTLIDQGGKLTCCYDFLKDRCHRDHCKYFHPPPHIKEQLVTAGKQFGAMMSGFYPVPAYQQTLPVAPGMPSQYGEYGVLPAQFTGDKLSICRDYLTGQCSQSLCHLVHPEHYVRRNHDGTVTMCRDFARSTGCPREQCRFYHPPAHIQELIRPAGLFAPPQGMQQSMFMPTLMGPGFQQSTPLYYSPTASTTTFMYLPGSFPGGSSPVFVPVSYPTNIFPLPSPLPAQSVSSSSGGGETFLQTIVSHQTIQH; encoded by the exons ATGCCCGAACCATTGAGCACACCGTCGAATTCAGACCTGACCACCTCAGAAGAATCAAGCACAGCTAGTCCACTCTTATCTATGGCCAGTCTGTCCAGCTCACTGATGATGGACCCCTCTCTTGTGTATCAACCCACCACGCCGCCAGTGTACGTGAGCGCAACCAGCAAAGGCTCTAGTCATCGTGACTCATCCTGGTTGGAGCTGGAGATCTGCAGTGAGTATCTAAACCAAGGCTGTCCCAGAGGAGAGCTCTGTTGCTTTGCACACCCTCACAAAGGCACCCTGATAGACCAGGGGGGAAAGCTCACTTGCTGCTATGACTTCTTAAAG GATCGTTGCCATCGTGATCACTGCAAGTACTTCCATCCTCCCCCCCACATCAAAGAGCAACTCGTGACTGCAGGGAAGCAGTTTGGAGCAATGATGTCTGGTTTCTACCCTGTCCCAGCCTATCAACAAACGTTGCCA GTGGCCCCTGGCATGCCTTCTCAGTATGGTGAGTATGGTGTCCTCCCTGCTCAATTCACTGGAGACAAACTCTCCATTTGTCGTGATTACCTCACTGGGCAATGCAGTCAGTCTCTCTGCCATCTTGTGCATCCTG AGCACTATGTGCGTAGGAACCATGATGGGACGGTGACTATGTGTAGAGACTTTGCTCGCAGTACTGGCTGTCCGAGGGAACAGTGTAGATTCTACCACCCCCCTGCCCACATCCAAGAGCTGATTAGACCAGCTGGACTCTTTGCACCACCTCAG GGTATGCAACAGAGCATGTTTATGCCAACACTGATGGGCCCAGGCTTCCAGCAGAGCACCCCCCTCTACTACTCACCCACTGCATCCACCACCACTTTCATGTACTTACCTG GGTCATTCCCCGGTGGGAGCTCTCCTGTCTTCGTCCCTGTGTCATATCCCACTAACATattccccctcccctccccacTACCAGCACAATCA GTCTCCAGTAGTAGTGGAGGTGGAGAAACATTCTTACAAACCATTGTGTCCCATCAAACTATTCAACACTAA
- the LOC135341886 gene encoding DNA replication licensing factor mcm7-like — protein MPPTDYDEEKDKIKRFLTEFYTESSDGDGKVFTYAEQLTNIAHREQVELTIDLDDIAEIDPDLVEAIVQNTRRYVTLCSDAVSELLPTYKQREVTARDSLDVYIEHRLLLRQQHRGDSVPRDAHNTYPPELIRRFEVNFRQATRYRPLSVRKVKAESIGKLTTVRGIVTRATEVKPVMTVATYTCDQCGAESYQPIQSPTFMPLVMCPSEECQRNKSGGRLYLQTRGSKFMKYQELKIQEHNDQVPVGNIPRSMTIVARGEVTRKAGPGDHVTVTGVFLPMMRTGFRQVSQGLLSETFMEAHRVVRVKKMDEGEEEGEELTQDEVEKLSQEEDFYEKLASSLAPEIYGHEDVKKALLLLLVGGVDCTPHGMKIRGNINILLMGDPGVAKSQLLSYIDRIAPRSQYTTGRGSSGVGLTAAVMQDPVTGEMTLEGGALVLADQGVCCIDEFDKMMDSDRTAIHEVMEQQTVSIAKAGIMTSLNARVSILAAANPAFGRYNIKKSAEANIQLPAALLSRFDLLWLIRDKVDSEKDLRLAQHVTYVHQHSVQPPTQIEPLNMKLISHYIVVCKRKQPVIPQSLTEYVVGVYVDMRREARNNKGGINQTFTSARTLLALLRLATALARLRMADVVEKEDVNEAMRLTEMSKQSLYDEEHAGRSVRPIDAIYGILREMADPDTVRFDEARQRILAKGYRPNQFDECLDEYERLNVWHINQSRTRITFV, from the exons ATGCCTCCAACCGACTACGATGAGGAGaaag ACAAGATCAAGCGCTTCCTGACAGAGTTCTACACTGAGAGTAGTGATGGCGATGGAAAGGTGTTCACATACGCAGAGCAACTCACCAACATTGCACACAGGGAACAAGTGGAGCTTACCATTGATCTGGATGACATTGCAGAG ATTGACCCTGACCTAGTGGAGGCCATCGTTCAGAACACAAGACGTTACGTGACACTATGCTCTGATGCTGTCTCAGAGCTCCTCCCCACGTACAAGCAACGAGAG GTGACGGCTAGGGACTCACTGGACGTGTATATCGAGCATCGTCTGTTGCTACGACAACAACACAGAGGTGATTCTGTCCCCAGAGATGCTCATAACACGTATCCTCCCGAGCTCATCAGAAgatt TGAGGTGAACTTCAGGCAGGCCACTCGTTATCGTCCATTGTCCGTACGTAAGGTCAAAGCTGAGAGCATTGGAAAGCTCACCACTGTCCGAGGCATCGTTACCAGGGCAACAGAGGTGAAGCCAGTCATGACAGTGGCCACCTATACGTGTGATCAGTGTGGGGCAGAATCCTATCAGCCG ATCCAAAGCCCTACGTTCATGCCCCTGGTCATGTGTCCCAGCGAAGAGTGTCAGAGAAACAA GTCAGGAGGTCGTCTGTACCTCCAAACAcgagggtcaaagttcatgaAGTATCAGGAACTCAAGATTCAAGAGCATAACGATCAAGTACCTGTTGGCAATATTCCTCGATCCATGACCATCGTTGCTAG AGGAGAGGTGACACGTAAGGCAGGtcctggagatcatgtgaccgTGACTGGAGTGTTCCTACCCATGATGAGGACAGGGTTCAGACAAGTCTCTCAAGGGCTGCTGTCTGAGACCTTCATGGAGGctcat AGGGTAGTGCGTGTCAAGAAGATGGACGAGGGGGAGGAGGAAGGGGAGGAGCTAACACAGGACGAGGTAGAGAAACTCTCTCAAG AGGAGGATTTCTATGAGAAGTTGGCCAGTTCTCTAGCCCCTGAGATCTATGGTCACGAGGATGTAAAGAAAGCGCTCCTCCTGCTGTTAGTGGGTGGAGTTGACTGTACCCCTCATGGCATGAAGATACGAGGGAACATCAACATCCTCCTCATGGGGGACCCGGGAGTGGCTAAGAGTCAACTACTCTCCTACATTGACAGAATTGCTCCAAGAA gccAGTACACTACAGGGCGTGGTAGCTCTGGTGTAGGTCTCACTGCTGCTGTCATGCAGGACCCTGTGACAGGAGAGATGACGCTGGAGGGTGGGGCACTCGTGTTGGCAGACCAGGGAGTGTGCTGCATTGATGAGTTTGATAAGATGATGGATAGTGATAGGACAGCCATCCACGAGGTGATGGAGCAGCAGACTGTCTCCATTGCCAAG GCTGGTATCATGACCTCTCTGAACGCTCGTGTGTCCATTCTAGCAGCTGCTAACCCAGCCTTCGGGCGCTACAATATCAAGAAGTCTGCAGAGGCCAACATCCAACTGCCTGCTGCCCTCCTCTCAAGGTTTGATCTCCTCTGGCTCATCAGAGACAAAGTGGACTCAGAGAAGGACCTCCGACTAGCGCAACACGTCACGTACGTCCACCAGCACTCTGTCCAACCCCCCACTCAGATAGAGCCCCTCAACATGAAGCTCATCAG TCACTATATAGTGGTGTGCAAGAGGAAGCAGCCAGTCATCCCACAGTCCCTCACTGAGTACGTTGTGGGCGTATATGTGGACATGCGGCGAGAGGCACGTAACAACAAGGGAGGTATTAACCAGACCTTCACCTCCGCCAGGACTCTACTAGCACTGCTCCGATTGGCCACTGCTCTG gcTCGACTGCGTATGGCTGACGTTGTTGAGAAGGAAGATGTAAATGAAGCTATGAGACTCACTGAGATGTCTAAACAGTCGCTCTACGATGAGGAGCACGCAGGAag gAGCGTGCGTCCCATTGATGCTATCTATGGGATCCTTCGTGAGATGGCGGACCCTGACACTGTACGCTTTGATGAGGCACGGCAGAGGATACTGGCCAAGGGATACCGGCCTAACCAGTTTGACGAGTGTTTGGATGAGTACGAGAGACTCAATGTTTGGCACATCAACCAATCACGTACCAGGATCACCTTCGTTTGA
- the LOC135341946 gene encoding muscleblind-like protein 3 isoform X2 — protein MQDRCHRDHCKYFHPPPHIKEQLVTAGKQFGAMMSGFYPVPAYQQTLPVAPGMPSQYGEYGVLPAQFTGDKLSICRDYLTGQCSQSLCHLVHPEHYVRRNHDGTVTMCRDFARSTGCPREQCRFYHPPAHIQELIRPAGLFAPPQGMQQSMFMPTLMGPGFQQSTPLYYSPTASTTTFMYLPGSFPGGSSPVFVPVSYPTNIFPLPSPLPAQSVSSSSGGGETFLQTIVSHQTIQH, from the exons ATGCAGGATCGTTGCCATCGTGATCACTGCAAGTACTTCCATCCTCCCCCCCACATCAAAGAGCAACTCGTGACTGCAGGGAAGCAGTTTGGAGCAATGATGTCTGGTTTCTACCCTGTCCCAGCCTATCAACAAACGTTGCCA GTGGCCCCTGGCATGCCTTCTCAGTATGGTGAGTATGGTGTCCTCCCTGCTCAATTCACTGGAGACAAACTCTCCATTTGTCGTGATTACCTCACTGGGCAATGCAGTCAGTCTCTCTGCCATCTTGTGCATCCTG AGCACTATGTGCGTAGGAACCATGATGGGACGGTGACTATGTGTAGAGACTTTGCTCGCAGTACTGGCTGTCCGAGGGAACAGTGTAGATTCTACCACCCCCCTGCCCACATCCAAGAGCTGATTAGACCAGCTGGACTCTTTGCACCACCTCAG GGTATGCAACAGAGCATGTTTATGCCAACACTGATGGGCCCAGGCTTCCAGCAGAGCACCCCCCTCTACTACTCACCCACTGCATCCACCACCACTTTCATGTACTTACCTG GGTCATTCCCCGGTGGGAGCTCTCCTGTCTTCGTCCCTGTGTCATATCCCACTAACATattccccctcccctccccacTACCAGCACAATCA GTCTCCAGTAGTAGTGGAGGTGGAGAAACATTCTTACAAACCATTGTGTCCCATCAAACTATTCAACACTAA
- the LOC135341981 gene encoding F-box only protein 36-like, producing the protein MASLERVLASSASDEVVQSMSWKRKVCNGRRLFEVTGQAPSPSKDWVQLKITDRGVVWRKWRISIRGVTQGKAPTPQPSEVVLSHTDFQCDDTMQVEVERVFGPRVLQQVRRIVAGNHDNLSCLPDAVLIGICLYLDLSSLTQLSRVSSHLREVCGGEALWERLYEQHQGCPSHEVATLAADIGWKVVFFMNKLQLQKEVSRRRRLQSPLPPAEPTNAFLTQ; encoded by the exons ATGGCGTCTCTAGAGAGAGTGCTGGCGAGCAGTGCAAGTGATGAGGTGGTACAGAGTATGTCCTGGAAACGCAAAGTGTGTAATGGGAGAAGGCTATTCGAGGTGACAGGCCAGGCACCCTCCCCCTCCAAAGACTGGGTACAACTCAAGATTACTGACAGAGGTGTTGTCTGGCGCAAGTGGAGGATCAGCATAAGAGGAGTGACTCAGGGGAAAGCCCCTACACCACAGCCATCTGAAGTGGTCCTCTCACATACTGACTTCCAATGTGATGACACCATGCAG GTTGAGGTGGAGAGAGTGTTTGGTCCCAGAGTGTTGCAACAAGTCCGGCGGATTGTTGCTGGTAACCATGACAACCTGAGTTGTCTCCCCGATGCTGTCTTGATAGGGATCTGTCTGTACCTTGACCTGTCGTCACTCACTCAGTTATCTCGTGTTAGCTCTCATCTGCGTGAGGTGTGTGGTGGTGAGGCTCTGTGGGAGAGACTGTATGAGCAGCATCAAGGTTGTCCCAGTCATGAGGTGGCCACTCTAGCAGCTGACATTGGATGGAAGGTTGTCTTCTTCATGAACAAGCTGCAACTACAGAAAGAGGTATCTCGAAGGAGGCGCCTGCAATCCCCACTACCACCTGCTGAACCAACCAACGCTTTCCTAACACAATAA